From Rhododendron vialii isolate Sample 1 chromosome 10a, ASM3025357v1, the proteins below share one genomic window:
- the LOC131304427 gene encoding aspartic proteinase PCS1-like, which yields MALFNSILLLLCFFTSIPLSTQKPTKTPLNPSLSLSFPLTSLPLSPPPTPKNLLSSLSSTQPNRAPITTNAPPYNYRSAFKYSMALIVSLPIGTPPQTQQMVLDTGSQLSWIQCNKKMPPKKPPPTTSFDPSLSSSFSLLPCNHPICKPRVPDYTLPTSCDQNRLCHYSYFYADGTLAEGNLVREKFALSSTQSTPPLILGCASDTSDAQGILGMNLGRLSFASQAKITKFSYCTPLRPSHDGAPPSGGFYLGQNPNSKTFQYVNILTFSQSQRMPNFDPLAFTLPLVGIRLGARKLNVSAASFRPNAGGVGQTMIDSGSEYTYLVEEAYTKVRGAILESVGAKLKKGYVYEGVLDLCFDGDAISIGRLIGDLVFEYEKGVEVVIEKERVLGDVGGGVHCMGIGRSDSLGIPGNIIGNVHQQNMWVEYDLANRRVGFGRADCSRSVL from the coding sequence atgGCTCTCTTCAActcaatcctcctcctcctctgcttCTTCACCTCCATCCCCCTCTCAAcccaaaaaccaaccaaaacccCACTcaacccctccctctctctctccttccccctcacctccctccctctctctcctccccccacCCCGAAAaacctcctctcctctctctcctcaacccaacccaaccgCGCCCCAATCACCACCAACGCCCCACCCTACAACTATAGATCAGCGTTCAAGTACTCTATGGCCCTCATCGTTTCCCTCCCGATAGGGACCCCGCCGCAGACCCAGCAGATGGTCCTCGACACCGGCAGCCAGCTGTCGTGGATCCAGTGCAACAAGAAAATGCCTCCCAAGAAACCCCCTCCGACGACGTCGTtcgacccctctctctcctcctccttctctctcctcccctgcAACCACCCGATATGCAAGCCCCGGGTTCCCGATTACACCCTCCCCACCTCGTGCGACCAGAACCGGCTCTGTCACTACTCGTATTTCTACGCCGACGGGACCttggccgaaggcaatttggtCAGGGAAAAATTCGCTCTTTCGAGTACCCAGAGCACCCCTCCTTTGATTCTCGGTTGCGCCTCGGACACCTCCGACGCGCAGGGTATTTTGGGAATGAATCTCGGACGGCTGTCGTTCGCCTCCCAAGCCAAGATTACTAAATTCTCCTACTGCACCCCGCTCCGCCCCAGTCACGACGGAGCTCCGCCGAGTGGGGGGTTTTACTTGGGTCAAAACCCCAATTCGAAAACATTCCAGTACGTCAACATTTTGACTTTCTCTCAAAGTCAACGCATGCCGAATTTCGACCCTCTGGCCTTCACCCTCCCGCTGGTCGGAATCCGACTCGGCGCGAGAAAACTGAACGTATCGGCCGCATCTTTCCGGCCGAACGCTGGCGGAGTCGGCCAGACGATGATCGACTCCGGCAGCGAGTACACCTACCTGGTGGAAGAGGCTTACACCAAGGTGAGGGGTGCAATCCTCGAATCGGTGGGGGCGAAGCTCAAGAAGGGGTACGTGTACGAGGGCGTGCTGGACTTGTGTTTCGACGGGGACGCGATTTCGATCGGACGGCTGATAGGCGATCTGGTGTTCGAGTACGAGAAGGGAGTGGAGGTTGTGATCGAGAAGGAGAGGGTGTTGGGTGATGTTGGGGGTGGGGTCCACTGCATGGGGATCGGACGGTCGGATTCGCTTGGGATCCCCGGGAACATAATCGGGAACGTTCATCAGCAGAACATGTGGGTGGAGTATGATTTGGCCAATAGGAGAGTGGGTTTCGGTAGAGCTGATTGTAGCAGATCGGTGCTGTGA